The proteins below are encoded in one region of Thermodesulfovibrionales bacterium:
- the ccsB gene encoding c-type cytochrome biogenesis protein CcsB gives MTSSQFFGIATILYFLAMISYIAYIAIKNRTVGTIATTLTAAGFAFQSIAFLIRWSDFYRLLEDTGVIRSPLQGIIRSIPVTNLYESLIFFVWCLILAYLVIEWRYKNKSFGAFVTPIAGLALAFIEMSGVSKEIQPLVPALQSNWLLAHVMMSFIAYALFALSFATAIMYLIITTDKRKEASYIFWVMSLGLTLILLISMGIDYFVFKAGRPDVIFKKGYLLKSTFLNDNIFISILSFSGALLLLFGLWRYGYIIKNIILSFNITPELLDEITYKAIAIGFPIFTLGGLIFGAIWADQAWGVYWSWDPKETWSLITWFVYAFYLHSRLLRGWRGRKIAVVASIGFFAVIFTYLGVNLLLSGLHAYGGLK, from the coding sequence ATGACTTCTTCCCAATTTTTTGGAATAGCAACAATCCTTTATTTTTTAGCAATGATTAGCTATATAGCCTATATTGCCATAAAAAACAGGACAGTAGGAACAATTGCAACCACCTTAACAGCAGCAGGCTTTGCTTTCCAGAGCATCGCCTTTTTAATTAGGTGGAGTGACTTTTACCGTCTTCTTGAGGATACTGGTGTTATCAGGTCACCTCTTCAGGGAATCATAAGGTCAATACCTGTAACAAATCTCTACGAGTCTCTCATATTCTTTGTATGGTGTCTCATTCTTGCTTATCTTGTTATTGAATGGAGATATAAGAACAAGTCTTTCGGAGCCTTTGTTACTCCTATAGCAGGTCTCGCACTGGCTTTTATAGAAATGTCGGGTGTATCAAAGGAGATCCAGCCTCTTGTACCAGCACTGCAGAGCAACTGGCTTCTTGCCCATGTAATGATGAGCTTTATAGCTTATGCACTCTTTGCCCTATCTTTTGCCACAGCCATTATGTATCTAATAATTACCACGGATAAGAGAAAAGAGGCTTCCTACATCTTCTGGGTCATGAGCCTTGGTCTTACATTGATTTTACTCATATCAATGGGTATTGATTATTTTGTCTTTAAAGCTGGAAGACCTGATGTAATTTTTAAGAAGGGCTATCTTTTAAAGTCAACCTTTCTCAATGATAATATCTTTATCTCTATCCTGAGTTTTAGTGGTGCATTGCTTTTACTTTTTGGGCTCTGGAGATACGGTTATATAATAAAAAATATAATCCTTTCCTTTAATATTACACCAGAACTCCTTGATGAGATAACCTATAAGGCAATAGCAATTGGCTTTCCCATTTTTACCCTTGGAGGACTAATATTTGGTGCTATATGGGCTGACCAGGCATGGGGGGTTTACTGGTCATGGGATCCAAAGGAGACATGGTCCCTTATTACATGGTTTGTTTATGCCTTTTATCTTCATTCAAGGCTTTTAAGAGGCTGGCGAGGAAGGAAGATTGCGGTTGTTGCATCAATTGGATTTTTCGCTGTTATATTTACCTATCTCGGTGTGAATCTCCTTCTGAGCGGACTCCATGCTTACGGAGGTCTGAAGTAA
- a CDS encoding cytochrome c biogenesis protein ResB, translating into MEQKKTVVDRIWDFFTSIKLAIVLFLLISLTSIVGTIIEQRAEPQKNIELLSRLFNPEIAPTLYRILDALHFTDMYRSWWFVTLLMLFAANLIICSLDRLPKVLKFVKEDIKPLSDEVFLSLPVKREIVVTKKPETMKEILKEVFKKHGFNLKEDNSSSQLFSQKGAFSRLGVYITHLSILIILAGALIGIFFGFKGFLNIREGMAYSVAFRGGMNWTHQDEVMVENLINVMNRAKGSIEEAARLMNTTPGELKGTLKHFGIEPLGFEISCEDFEVEFYGNSDMPKDYKSLLSVRDKDLSFEKWIEVNAPLKYKGYTFYQSSYGTWPGVRGIFKFRFIDKNGHALEKSVHPLEEFDLPGGLRAKVVDFSPAIAFDETGRPFTYAEQMNNPAALVEFNKKEFNRWILKRYPQTWHLPDGSSLEFVDYWGVQYTGLQVRRDPGVWLVYLGCIIMAAGLYITFFTSHRRLWLRLLPEKGGTRLFIGGSVNRNREAFERQIDRIIKEVQ; encoded by the coding sequence ATGGAACAGAAAAAGACAGTAGTAGACAGGATATGGGATTTCTTTACATCTATTAAACTGGCCATTGTGCTTTTCCTTCTTATATCCCTTACATCAATAGTTGGTACGATAATAGAACAGAGAGCAGAACCTCAGAAAAATATTGAGCTTCTTTCACGACTTTTTAATCCGGAGATTGCTCCAACTCTTTACAGGATACTCGATGCACTTCACTTTACAGACATGTATCGTTCCTGGTGGTTTGTCACTCTGCTTATGCTTTTTGCTGCTAATCTCATTATATGCTCTCTTGACAGGCTTCCAAAGGTTCTCAAGTTTGTAAAGGAGGATATAAAACCCCTTTCTGATGAGGTATTTTTATCCCTGCCTGTAAAAAGAGAGATTGTGGTAACAAAAAAGCCCGAGACCATGAAGGAAATCCTGAAAGAGGTATTCAAAAAGCACGGTTTCAATCTCAAAGAAGATAATTCTTCATCACAGCTTTTTTCCCAGAAGGGTGCCTTTTCAAGGCTGGGAGTTTATATTACTCACCTCAGTATATTGATTATACTTGCAGGTGCTCTGATAGGAATATTTTTTGGATTTAAAGGTTTTCTGAATATAAGAGAAGGCATGGCTTATTCAGTTGCCTTCAGGGGTGGAATGAACTGGACCCATCAGGATGAAGTAATGGTAGAAAACTTAATTAATGTAATGAACAGGGCAAAGGGAAGCATTGAAGAGGCTGCAAGGCTTATGAATACAACTCCTGGAGAGCTAAAAGGAACCCTTAAACATTTCGGAATAGAGCCTCTAGGATTTGAGATTTCCTGTGAGGACTTTGAGGTAGAATTCTACGGAAATTCAGATATGCCTAAGGATTATAAGAGTTTACTTTCTGTGAGGGATAAAGACTTGAGCTTTGAGAAATGGATTGAGGTCAATGCTCCCTTAAAATATAAGGGATATACTTTTTATCAATCAAGCTACGGCACATGGCCTGGCGTGAGGGGAATATTTAAATTTAGATTTATTGATAAAAATGGACATGCCCTGGAAAAGAGTGTGCATCCCCTTGAAGAGTTTGACCTCCCTGGTGGTCTCAGGGCAAAGGTTGTAGATTTCAGTCCTGCCATTGCCTTTGATGAAACAGGAAGACCCTTTACCTATGCCGAGCAGATGAATAATCCAGCTGCCCTGGTTGAGTTTAATAAAAAGGAATTCAACAGATGGATTCTTAAAAGGTATCCCCAGACATGGCACCTGCCTGATGGTTCAAGTCTTGAATTTGTTGATTACTGGGGAGTCCAGTATACAGGTCTTCAAGTAAGGCGCGATCCTGGTGTGTGGCTTGTTTATCTTGGCTGTATTATAATGGCAGCAGGACTTTACATCACATTTTTTACTAGTCACAGGAGGCTCTGGTTGCGACTTCTTCCTGAAAAAGGAGGCACGCGATTGTTTATAGGAGGTTCTGTGAACCGCAACAGAGAAGCCTTTGAGAGGCAGATTGACAGGATAATCAAGGAGGTACAATAA
- the trpD gene encoding anthranilate phosphoribosyltransferase, which yields MIKEAIAKLVEKIDLTPSEMAECMTEIMEGKCTDSQIASFLTALRMKGETVDEITQAALIMRKKSITISSPPGTIDTCGTGGDIKGTFNISTTSAILVAASGVPVAKHGNRGVSSQAGSADVAEALGIKIDLTPEKVERCLFETGFGFLFAPQFHPAMKFAIGPRREIGIRTIFNILGPLTNPANAKRQLIGVFRDDLTETLAQVLCNLGSEYAVAVHGRDGMDEITLTDETKVTRCLDGRIETFTIKPEEFGFSRVLEKELKGGDKAYNANITLHILSGHKGPKRDVVVMNSAVALIVAGRAKGYQEAREIIEETIDSGKAEKKLKEIIKFTNSI from the coding sequence ATGATCAAGGAAGCAATAGCGAAGCTTGTTGAAAAAATAGACCTCACACCTTCTGAGATGGCTGAATGCATGACAGAGATAATGGAAGGCAAATGCACAGATAGTCAGATAGCCTCTTTTCTCACGGCGCTCAGGATGAAGGGAGAGACAGTTGACGAGATAACACAGGCAGCTCTTATTATGAGAAAAAAGTCAATAACAATATCATCACCTCCGGGGACAATTGATACCTGTGGAACGGGAGGGGATATTAAAGGAACATTCAATATATCAACTACCTCTGCCATATTGGTTGCAGCTTCTGGGGTTCCTGTTGCAAAACATGGAAACAGAGGCGTATCAAGCCAGGCTGGAAGTGCAGATGTTGCAGAGGCCCTCGGCATAAAAATAGATCTTACACCTGAAAAGGTTGAGAGGTGTCTTTTTGAAACAGGCTTTGGCTTTCTATTTGCACCACAGTTCCATCCTGCTATGAAATTCGCAATAGGACCACGAAGAGAGATAGGTATAAGAACTATATTCAATATCCTTGGACCCCTTACAAATCCAGCGAATGCAAAAAGACAGCTCATAGGAGTATTTAGAGACGACCTCACAGAGACGCTTGCTCAGGTATTATGTAATCTGGGTTCAGAGTATGCCGTGGCCGTCCACGGTAGAGATGGCATGGATGAGATAACGCTAACTGATGAGACAAAGGTAACAAGGTGTCTTGATGGCAGGATCGAAACCTTTACCATAAAGCCGGAAGAATTTGGATTTAGTAGAGTTTTAGAAAAAGAATTAAAAGGCGGTGATAAGGCGTACAACGCGAACATAACTCTTCATATCCTTTCAGGACATAAGGGTCCAAAAAGAGATGTAGTTGTAATGAATTCAGCAGTAGCCCTCATAGTGGCTGGCAGGGCAAAGGGTTACCAGGAGGCAAGGGAGATAATAGAAGAGACAATTGATTCGGGAAAGGCAGAAAAAAAACTTAAGGAGATCATCAAGTTCACCAATAGCATATAA
- a CDS encoding aminodeoxychorismate/anthranilate synthase component II, which translates to MLLMIDNYDSFTYNLVQYFGELGEDVIVFRNDRITLPEIEKINPDRIVISPGPCSPKEAGISVDVIKRFKGKIPILGVCLGHQAIGAAFGGRIVRAKNLMHGKTSMIFHDGRTIFEGIPSPFEATRYHSLVIERESLPEELIISAWTEDGEIMGVRHRKFVIEGVQFHPESILTRYGHEILKNFLKLKGGLYDQGSNSEAC; encoded by the coding sequence ACAATCTTGTTCAGTACTTTGGTGAACTGGGTGAGGATGTAATAGTATTCAGAAATGACAGGATTACCTTGCCTGAAATAGAAAAAATTAATCCTGACAGGATAGTCATATCTCCAGGACCATGCAGCCCTAAGGAAGCCGGCATTTCAGTAGATGTTATAAAACGTTTCAAGGGGAAGATTCCTATTCTGGGAGTCTGTCTCGGCCATCAGGCAATAGGTGCTGCCTTCGGTGGAAGGATTGTGCGGGCAAAAAATCTCATGCATGGAAAGACATCAATGATATTCCATGATGGAAGGACCATTTTTGAAGGCATACCCAGCCCCTTTGAGGCAACAAGATACCACTCTCTGGTAATAGAAAGAGAATCCCTTCCTGAGGAACTTATCATAAGTGCCTGGACCGAAGATGGAGAGATAATGGGTGTAAGACACCGGAAGTTTGTTATAGAGGGTGTGCAGTTTCATCCTGAATCAATATTGACGAGATATGGCCACGAGATCCTAAAAAATTTCTTAAAACTAAAGGGAGGTCTATATGATCAAGGAAGCAATAGCGAAGCTTGTTGA